The genomic interval AATGGCAGGTTGTGCATGGTGAGCGCCGGCGCGGGCAATAAGAAGGCCTTTGGACTGGACCGTTCTTCCAACAACTATGCTGACCTTGAGCATGCAGAAGTGATCATTGTGACGGGCGCCAATGTGAGCGAGACTTTTCCCACCCTTACGCATTGGCTCTGGCGGGCCAGGGATAACGGCGCAAAGCTTATCGTCATAGATCCGCGGATCATTCCCCTGGCCAGAACCGCAGATATACACCTGCCTGTAAAACCAGGAACGGATTCCGCTTTGTATGGCGCCATGCTTAAATACCTGGCAGACCATGATATGCTGGACCATGAGTTCATCAACAATCATACAACCGGCTTCGAAGACGCCCTTGCGGCGGTAAAGGATTATACGCTTGAATGGGCGGAAGCCGTTACGGGCATAGATAAGGAAAAGATACGTCTGGCAGCAGAACTATGGGGCAGGGCCAAGACGAGCTTTTTGTTGCATGCCCGTGGCATAGAGCATCACTCCAAAGGTGTGGACAATGTGCTGGGGTGCATTAACCTGGTACTTGCCACGGGGCGCATCGGCCGGCCGTATTGCGGTTATGGCACCATTACAGGGCAGGGGAATGGTCAGGGAGGCCGGGAGCATGGTCATAAATGCGATCAGTTACCGGGCAACCGTGATATTACCAACCCGGAGCACCGGAAATATATTGCAGATGTATGGGGCATCCCGGAAGCAGAAATGCCAGGGAAAGGGCTTACCGCCTGGGAGCTGATAGAAGCCATACACCGGGGAGAAGTAAAAGGCCTGTTGTCCATCTGCTTTAACCCGCTTGTATCATTACCTAACAATAACTATGTAAGGGAGGCGCTGGAAAAACTTGAGTTCTTCGTCTGCATCGATTTCTTTTTAAGTGAAACGGCCCGGCATGCTGATCTTGTACTGGCCGGATCGCTGCATGAAGAGGAGGAAGGAACGGTAACGACAGCAGAAGGCAGGGTAGTGCGCATCCGCAGGGCTGTTACGCCTCCCGGGAATGCCCGTACTGATACAGCTATCATCCTGGATATTGCTGCAAGGCTTGGAGCGGCAGATAAATTTGACTATGCCGATGCAGAAGCTATTTTCAATGAACTGCGTGTTGCTTCGAAAGGAGGAACGGCAGATTACTATGGCATCACCTACAAAAAGATCGAAGATAATATGGGTGTTTTCTGGCCCTGTCCTTCAGAAGATCATCCTGGTACACCCAGGTTGTGGGAAGACAGAAAATTTGCCACAGCAGATGGTAAAGCCCATTTTAACCCGGTGAAATTCCGGGAGCCGGCTGAAGTAACGGACACCGAATATCCGGTGGTGCTCACTACCGGCCGCGTAGTATCTCAATACCTCAGTGGTACACAAACAAGGCGTATCGGGAAACTGGTAGGAATTATGCCGGAACCATTACTGGAAATACATCCTGAACTGGCGCAGCGTTATGGTATACGGCAACGTGAAACTGTACGGGTGACTACCCGACGCGGCACTGCAGATTTTGCTGCCAATATCGTAGAAACGATCAGGAAAGATACCGTGTTCATTCCTTATCACTGGCCAGGCCGAAAATCGGCCAACCAGCTTACGATAGGCACGCTTGACCCTGTGTCCAAAATACCGGAATTCAAGGTGTGCGCCTGCAGGCTGGAGCCCCTGGGCGTATTTACCAAAGCCGGCGAAACAAATGCATATGATAGTATCTGATTCACATTAAATACACCGACAATGGAAGTTACTGCCTACAAAACGAATATGGAGTTCTTCGTAGATATGCAACGTTGCATTGGATGCAGGGCCTGTGAAATGGCTTGCGCCGAATGTGAGACCAATGGCCAGGAAAGTATGATCCATGTCAATTATGTGGAGCGCGCCGTTACTATTCAAACCACTGTGCAGGTATGTATGC from Chitinophaga filiformis carries:
- a CDS encoding molybdopterin oxidoreductase family protein, whose product is MAKLPVSPEKIITHFGPHLNFAPQEGYVGRDEPDATVKTHCCFCGMQCGIQLLVRNNKVVGFEPWMEFPFNEGRLCPKGVQRYLQNNHPDRLLEPLERVEGEGFKPLPWDSALDRVSAEIKRIQAAYGKDAFALLSGVSLTNEKSYLIGKFARVAVKTANLDYNGRLCMVSAGAGNKKAFGLDRSSNNYADLEHAEVIIVTGANVSETFPTLTHWLWRARDNGAKLIVIDPRIIPLARTADIHLPVKPGTDSALYGAMLKYLADHDMLDHEFINNHTTGFEDALAAVKDYTLEWAEAVTGIDKEKIRLAAELWGRAKTSFLLHARGIEHHSKGVDNVLGCINLVLATGRIGRPYCGYGTITGQGNGQGGREHGHKCDQLPGNRDITNPEHRKYIADVWGIPEAEMPGKGLTAWELIEAIHRGEVKGLLSICFNPLVSLPNNNYVREALEKLEFFVCIDFFLSETARHADLVLAGSLHEEEEGTVTTAEGRVVRIRRAVTPPGNARTDTAIILDIAARLGAADKFDYADAEAIFNELRVASKGGTADYYGITYKKIEDNMGVFWPCPSEDHPGTPRLWEDRKFATADGKAHFNPVKFREPAEVTDTEYPVVLTTGRVVSQYLSGTQTRRIGKLVGIMPEPLLEIHPELAQRYGIRQRETVRVTTRRGTADFAANIVETIRKDTVFIPYHWPGRKSANQLTIGTLDPVSKIPEFKVCACRLEPLGVFTKAGETNAYDSI